The DNA segment GAAAAAATAGGGAATTAAAACTTTATTTAAACCATTTTTAACGATTTCTGATTATTGTTCATTTTTTCTGTGAAATCATGAATTAAAAGCATTTAACCTGCTTATTTTTCATTCGTCTAGCTTAGAACTTTTAAAAGGATCTATTCAAAAAAATCAGTTGAAACCATTGCAGTTGAAACTTGAAAAAATAACTATCGAAAATCATATGAGATTATACAGTGAAATGGGAAATTACAGAAAAAAAATGTTTTTATTAATAAAAAGTTGTTGAACAGCTGCTTGGCAGCTGCTGAACTTAAGGATTCATACAAGCTTTATGCTGCTACAACTGTCAATCCAGGTTTGCTTGAAGTTGCCCGGAACATGGAATTGTAACCGTAGCTTGAGTATGGAACATCCGCCCAACTACCACTCTGGTAGATCTGAACTGATCTGTGTCTTGATGAGTAAGCTGTACTGTACTGAACTATCCTTGCACTTATACCAGCTGCTTTGAGCTTGCTGTAAAGATAAGCACTCATCGCCCAACAGTCTCCACTTCCAATACTCTGCATTGCAGCCGCTGTATGTGCTGAGCTGCTGTAGCCGTACCTTGCACCACTTTTAAGGATCTGAGCTGTGGTTGAAGAGGAACTGATACTGTAGGTTGTGGTCGTTGTTTTGGAAACAGACGCTGCTTTAGCTGTTTTGTAGTAAACCTTTTTGTAGGTCACGACCTTCGTGTACTTGTAGTACTTCTTGTACTTGTAGTACTTTTTATGGTTCTTGTAGTAAGCTACTTTCTTGTAGTAAGCCACCTTCTTGTAGGTCACAACTTTCTTGTAATAGTAAGAAGCTGCACTGGCTTCTGCAACACTTCCACTGTTTCCATTTGAATTTAAACTAACTTTTTCTTGTACGCTTAGCGTACCTTGGCTCTGATCTCCTGCTCCCATTGATCCTGGGATAATGCAGATAGCAATAGCTACAGCAAATAGAAGTG comes from the Methanobacterium aggregans genome and includes:
- a CDS encoding transglutaminase domain-containing protein, with amino-acid sequence MGAGDQSQGTLSVQEKVSLNSNGNSGSVAEASAASYYYKKVVTYKKVAYYKKVAYYKNHKKYYKYKKYYKYTKVVTYKKVYYKTAKAASVSKTTTTTYSISSSSTTAQILKSGARYGYSSSAHTAAAMQSIGSGDCWAMSAYLYSKLKAAGISARIVQYSTAYSSRHRSVQIYQSGSWADVPYSSYGYNSMFRATSSKPGLTVVAA